One region of Gimesia sp. genomic DNA includes:
- a CDS encoding PLP-dependent aspartate aminotransferase family protein, which produces MRFETKCVHTGVDKDSTFNSCTTPIYTSSTFYWDSLESHKGFDYTRSGNPTRSAMEENIAALEGGVSCRATATGMAAITLVLHLFKPGDHIIAGDDIYGGTYRLFADVFTKWGIKFSFVKMGDIENVRAAITPETKAIWIETPSNPLLNLVDIQAVTKVAAETGSGIITIADNTFCSPYLQRPIEYGVDIVLHSTTKYLNGHSDVVGGCVISRTDELAERVAYISNALGLGCSPFDAWLVLRGVKTLGARMEAHQRGAIALAQMLEAHPKVERVYYPGLESHPHHELAKRQQSGFGGMLSFDVKDGRPVAEKVMLNSKLFLLAESLGGVESLIEYPESMSHASMTEAARREAGITEKTVRVSVGIENPDDLVADLKQALDS; this is translated from the coding sequence ATGCGTTTTGAAACAAAGTGTGTTCATACCGGAGTCGACAAGGACAGTACTTTTAACAGCTGTACAACTCCGATCTATACTTCCTCGACTTTCTACTGGGACAGCCTGGAGAGTCACAAAGGATTCGATTACACACGTAGCGGAAACCCGACGCGAAGTGCGATGGAAGAGAACATCGCAGCTTTGGAGGGAGGCGTCAGCTGTCGTGCTACTGCCACTGGTATGGCTGCCATCACGCTGGTCCTGCATCTGTTTAAACCCGGCGATCATATCATTGCCGGCGATGACATTTACGGTGGAACCTACCGACTGTTTGCAGATGTCTTCACCAAATGGGGGATTAAATTCTCCTTCGTCAAGATGGGTGACATTGAAAACGTTCGTGCGGCCATTACTCCGGAAACCAAGGCGATCTGGATTGAGACACCCAGCAATCCGCTGTTGAATCTGGTCGACATCCAGGCTGTGACGAAAGTAGCAGCCGAGACAGGCTCGGGAATCATTACGATCGCAGATAATACTTTCTGCTCTCCTTATCTGCAGCGGCCCATTGAATATGGAGTCGACATTGTTCTGCACTCGACGACGAAGTATTTGAACGGCCATTCCGATGTGGTGGGAGGCTGTGTGATTTCGCGGACAGATGAGCTGGCTGAGCGGGTCGCATATATTTCCAATGCACTGGGACTGGGATGTTCTCCCTTCGATGCCTGGCTGGTGTTGCGCGGGGTCAAGACCCTGGGAGCACGTATGGAGGCTCATCAGCGGGGAGCGATAGCTCTGGCACAGATGCTGGAAGCACATCCCAAAGTGGAACGCGTCTATTATCCGGGACTGGAATCGCACCCCCATCATGAGCTGGCGAAACGTCAGCAGAGCGGCTTTGGCGGGATGCTGAGTTTCGATGTTAAAGACGGGCGTCCGGTTGCCGAAAAAGTGATGCTGAACTCCAAGCTGTTTCTGCTGGCCGAATCACTGGGTGGCGTCGAGTCTCTCATTGAATACCCGGAGAGCATGAGCCATGCTTCCATGACTGAAGCGGCACGCCGTGAGGCGGGTATCACTGAAAAGACCGTTCGAGTATCGGTAGGGATTGAAAACCCGGATGATCTGGTGGCAGATTTGAAGCAGGCTTTGGACAGCTGA
- a CDS encoding tetratricopeptide repeat protein, producing the protein MSIDPYDPCPCNSGKKYKFCCHSIGDEVSKISHLHETHQTATALQLLDRLKKKYPEQPLSYITEAQILMAERRFEDALVPLNECLEREPDHPAAHSLLATSSFLAHGYKQSQKTIYTAFQKCAAVDVSLATPLAISIAIALQMRGYYLAAREHFALAMRVASQEYQQNLFMNLLEFDGDDQIPYQFRGVHVLERCPLEDSEQQTTFEKAQRLANLGCYRSAAGLFKQLAEATGLVILWKNAAFCYAWATDEVKAAELFHQAAKLESEFADAVELETLAQLLDLNNTAEVVNSIEKIYEVESLAKFLGLLDQHPQVLRGNVPPPQDQEETTPVAYYQILNTELDAESRGEAIALENVPTVIGDIDVFDADRQLGHHASIRLYAYEGDQLTQAEEIFADALGKDGKTECGLQELEPESEDAGTPLSPVPTEQWPLFFRWSFPQKMPILKRRELEAEQWKILLSKTWPGTPLAGLDGKTPVEAEKDESLKVSLTAAVYVLDAQTLSLGHFLDFAELSPALEVSELPALEIDESSQFNTCSSMTQNRIPVKELSDRQLMYIFNRALLIRHPRFLYDVLIEVLSRDECKKEVDLDRVYTTLTEICHKKNQREEMLSWIHKGQENAQASQAFENELQWKMRELSFRLEDTSDPGLSDFMKEIWDKYGKKMPQIREYLKAFAQAFDLDLPWMKESSLLDTGDLTGNVSSEGIWSPGEATPEADSGSGSKLWLPGQS; encoded by the coding sequence ATGAGTATTGATCCCTATGATCCCTGTCCCTGCAACAGCGGGAAAAAATATAAGTTTTGCTGCCACTCGATTGGAGACGAGGTCAGCAAAATATCGCATCTGCATGAGACTCATCAGACGGCGACAGCATTGCAACTTCTGGATCGCCTGAAGAAGAAATATCCCGAACAACCTTTGAGCTACATTACTGAAGCTCAGATCCTGATGGCTGAACGACGCTTTGAAGACGCGCTGGTTCCATTAAACGAATGCCTGGAGCGAGAACCGGATCATCCCGCCGCCCATTCTCTGCTGGCGACCTCTTCCTTTCTGGCGCATGGATACAAGCAGTCTCAGAAAACCATTTACACGGCGTTTCAGAAGTGCGCCGCCGTTGATGTCAGTCTGGCGACTCCCCTGGCGATCAGTATCGCGATTGCCCTGCAGATGCGTGGCTATTACCTGGCAGCCCGGGAGCATTTTGCCCTGGCAATGCGTGTGGCCTCACAGGAGTATCAGCAGAACCTGTTTATGAACCTGCTGGAGTTTGACGGGGATGATCAAATCCCGTATCAGTTCCGGGGAGTGCATGTCCTGGAACGCTGCCCTCTCGAAGACAGCGAACAGCAGACTACTTTTGAGAAGGCACAGCGTCTGGCAAATCTCGGATGTTATCGCTCCGCTGCAGGGTTGTTTAAACAGCTGGCAGAAGCGACCGGGCTGGTCATCCTCTGGAAAAACGCAGCCTTCTGTTATGCCTGGGCAACCGATGAAGTAAAAGCCGCGGAGCTGTTTCATCAGGCTGCGAAACTGGAATCGGAATTTGCAGATGCCGTCGAGCTGGAAACACTGGCGCAGCTGCTGGATCTGAATAACACGGCTGAAGTTGTTAATTCCATCGAAAAGATTTACGAAGTCGAATCGCTTGCGAAATTCCTGGGCCTGCTGGATCAGCACCCGCAGGTTTTAAGAGGCAATGTTCCACCACCACAGGATCAGGAGGAGACGACTCCTGTTGCGTATTATCAAATCCTCAACACCGAACTTGATGCCGAATCCCGCGGCGAAGCGATCGCTCTCGAAAATGTCCCCACGGTAATTGGTGATATTGATGTCTTTGATGCAGATCGCCAGCTGGGGCATCATGCGAGCATCCGACTGTATGCCTACGAGGGTGACCAACTGACGCAAGCGGAAGAGATTTTCGCAGACGCTCTCGGGAAAGACGGGAAAACTGAGTGTGGCCTGCAGGAGCTGGAACCGGAAAGTGAAGATGCGGGGACTCCGCTGTCACCTGTGCCTACTGAGCAGTGGCCTCTCTTTTTCCGCTGGAGCTTCCCTCAGAAAATGCCCATTCTCAAACGACGGGAACTGGAAGCGGAGCAGTGGAAAATACTGCTTTCCAAGACGTGGCCGGGAACTCCCCTGGCGGGACTGGATGGGAAAACGCCTGTTGAAGCGGAGAAGGATGAGAGTCTCAAAGTTTCACTGACCGCGGCCGTGTATGTTCTGGATGCACAGACACTTTCGCTAGGACATTTCCTGGACTTTGCAGAGCTGTCTCCCGCGCTGGAAGTTTCCGAGCTGCCTGCGCTGGAGATTGACGAGTCGTCCCAGTTCAATACCTGTTCCTCAATGACCCAGAACCGAATTCCGGTTAAGGAATTGAGTGATCGGCAATTGATGTATATCTTCAATCGGGCTTTATTAATTCGGCATCCCCGTTTTCTGTATGATGTGTTGATCGAAGTCCTCAGCCGGGATGAATGCAAAAAAGAAGTCGACCTGGATCGCGTTTACACTACGCTGACAGAGATTTGTCATAAGAAGAATCAGCGAGAAGAGATGTTGTCCTGGATTCACAAAGGTCAGGAAAACGCGCAGGCGAGTCAGGCGTTTGAGAATGAACTCCAGTGGAAGATGCGTGAGTTGTCTTTCCGGTTGGAAGATACATCTGATCCAGGGCTCTCTGATTTCATGAAAGAGATCTGGGACAAATATGGGAAAAAGATGCCTCAGATCAGAGAGTACCTGAAGGCATTCGCGCAGGCCTTTGATCTGGATCTTCCCTGGATGAAAGAATCGTCACTGTTGGATACCGGAGATCTGACAGGCAATGTTTCCAGCGAGGGGATCTGGTCGCCCGGTGAAGCGACTCCCGAGGCAGATTCTGGTTCGGGATCGAAGCTCTGGCTACCGGGCCAATCATAA
- the ribD gene encoding bifunctional diaminohydroxyphosphoribosylaminopyrimidine deaminase/5-amino-6-(5-phosphoribosylamino)uracil reductase RibD produces MDPISQFSSPEAVMQRALELAHLGQGFVEPNPAVGSVIVDDRLQLLGEGYHQKCGGPHAEIHALRMAEDKARGATVYVTLEPCCHQGKTGPCSQALIQAGVKKVVIAMRDPAPHVDGGGIADLKAAGIEVEVGLLEEEAQRLVRPFVKRVTQGLPWVHAKWAMTLDGKIASRTGHSQWISNSRSRVIVHELRGRMDAIMVGHQTALSDDPLLTARPAGKRTLTRIVIDSQATLSCESRLVRTISEAPVLVVAHPSAPAENIQRLEQAGVEVCLITADAESTRPDLTLFMKELGRREMTNVLIEGGGGLLGSGFDAGLIDEVHVFLAPKLVGGEAAITPMAGIGLDQIPSFENVTELEVQQLESDLYLHGRLVYQASEREGSVEPKSV; encoded by the coding sequence GTGGATCCGATCAGTCAGTTTTCCAGTCCTGAAGCAGTCATGCAGCGTGCCCTGGAACTGGCCCACCTGGGGCAAGGTTTTGTAGAACCCAACCCCGCTGTGGGCTCGGTGATCGTAGATGATCGGCTACAGCTGCTGGGGGAAGGCTATCATCAAAAGTGTGGTGGTCCCCATGCCGAAATCCACGCGCTTCGAATGGCAGAGGACAAGGCCAGGGGGGCGACTGTTTATGTGACCCTGGAACCCTGTTGCCATCAGGGAAAGACCGGCCCCTGTTCTCAGGCATTGATACAGGCAGGTGTGAAAAAAGTTGTGATTGCGATGCGCGATCCTGCCCCGCATGTGGACGGTGGTGGAATCGCTGATCTCAAAGCAGCCGGGATTGAAGTCGAAGTCGGACTTTTAGAAGAAGAAGCACAGCGACTGGTGAGGCCTTTTGTGAAGCGAGTAACACAGGGGTTGCCCTGGGTACATGCCAAATGGGCCATGACGCTCGACGGAAAGATTGCCAGCCGCACAGGGCATTCACAGTGGATCTCCAACAGCAGGTCACGTGTAATCGTGCATGAGCTGCGGGGGCGTATGGATGCAATTATGGTCGGTCATCAAACTGCACTATCCGACGATCCCCTGCTGACTGCGCGACCTGCAGGAAAGAGAACACTCACGCGAATTGTCATTGATTCTCAGGCGACGCTCTCCTGTGAGTCCAGGCTGGTTCGTACCATTTCTGAGGCTCCCGTGCTGGTGGTGGCTCATCCATCTGCGCCGGCGGAAAATATACAACGGCTGGAACAGGCCGGTGTCGAAGTGTGTCTGATAACAGCTGACGCTGAATCAACCCGCCCTGACCTCACATTATTTATGAAGGAGTTGGGGCGTAGAGAGATGACCAACGTACTGATCGAGGGGGGCGGAGGGTTACTCGGCTCTGGTTTCGATGCGGGGCTGATTGACGAGGTGCACGTGTTCCTCGCTCCGAAGCTTGTTGGTGGAGAAGCGGCGATCACACCTATGGCGGGAATCGGCCTTGACCAGATCCCCTCTTTTGAAAACGTCACCGAACTGGAAGTGCAGCAGTTGGAGTCCGATCTTTACTTGCACGGACGGTTGGTGTATCAGGCTTCAGAGCGTGAAGGTTCTGTGGAACCAAAATCAGTTTAG
- the thrC gene encoding threonine synthase yields the protein MDEVLTGCPKCGELLDVTYQWDQVPLPQSLRDFEKRWSHRNRPLDFSGVWRFRELLPFASDEQIVTIGEGQTMLKTSQPVARYVGVNDDGLFLQYEGLNPSGSFKDNGMTAASTHATMVGAKVAACASTGNTSASLAVYASVAQKFKVVVFVGSGKIAFGKLSQALDYGAKTIQIQGDFDDALARVREVCQTEGIYLCNSVNPFRLEGQKSIMYRVLEGLDWQVPDWIVVPGGNLGNSSAFGKAFMELKALGLIDRIPRLAIINAQGANTLYQLYEKEGLRWNGGRYDRDRSTDFFTKMDQEDRRASTLASAIEINRPVNFSKSLRALDVCDGIVREVSDQEILDAKAQVGAGGLGCEPASAASVAGARLLKEEGVIAAGDRVVCILTGHQLKDPNATVAYHSATDEHLDEKLMNHGVNKTPFSNGPIVVENELDKIINVIRSF from the coding sequence CTGGATGAAGTATTAACCGGTTGCCCCAAATGTGGCGAACTGCTTGATGTCACTTATCAGTGGGACCAGGTACCGCTGCCTCAGTCATTACGTGATTTCGAAAAACGCTGGAGTCATCGTAATCGACCACTCGATTTCAGTGGTGTCTGGCGATTCCGCGAACTGCTCCCCTTTGCCAGCGACGAACAGATCGTCACGATCGGCGAAGGCCAGACGATGCTCAAAACCTCTCAGCCTGTCGCTCGCTATGTTGGTGTCAACGATGATGGCCTGTTCCTGCAATACGAAGGACTGAATCCTTCCGGCAGTTTTAAAGATAACGGGATGACAGCCGCGTCTACCCATGCGACCATGGTTGGCGCAAAAGTCGCCGCCTGTGCTTCTACCGGAAACACCAGCGCCTCACTAGCCGTCTATGCCAGTGTCGCACAGAAGTTCAAAGTCGTCGTTTTCGTTGGCAGTGGAAAAATCGCCTTTGGCAAACTGTCACAGGCACTGGATTATGGTGCGAAGACCATTCAGATCCAGGGAGACTTCGACGACGCCCTCGCACGCGTGCGTGAAGTCTGTCAGACCGAAGGCATCTACCTCTGCAACAGCGTCAATCCCTTCCGTCTTGAAGGTCAGAAATCGATCATGTATCGCGTCCTGGAAGGACTCGACTGGCAGGTGCCGGACTGGATCGTTGTTCCCGGCGGAAACCTGGGGAACTCCAGCGCATTCGGCAAAGCTTTCATGGAACTCAAGGCACTCGGCCTGATCGATCGGATTCCGCGTCTGGCGATCATCAACGCCCAGGGCGCCAACACTCTGTATCAGCTCTATGAAAAAGAGGGGCTCCGCTGGAACGGGGGCCGCTACGACCGCGATCGCTCTACCGATTTCTTTACGAAGATGGATCAGGAAGATCGTCGGGCTTCCACTCTGGCCAGTGCGATCGAGATCAATCGTCCCGTCAATTTCTCTAAATCACTCCGTGCCCTCGATGTCTGTGACGGCATCGTGCGTGAAGTCAGTGATCAGGAGATACTGGATGCCAAAGCACAGGTCGGCGCTGGTGGTCTCGGCTGCGAACCTGCCAGTGCAGCAAGCGTCGCTGGAGCCCGACTCCTTAAAGAAGAAGGCGTCATTGCCGCCGGCGATCGCGTCGTCTGCATTCTGACCGGGCATCAGCTGAAAGATCCCAACGCGACCGTAGCATACCATTCTGCGACTGATGAACATCTGGATGAAAAACTGATGAATCATGGCGTAAACAAAACGCCTTTTTCGAACGGACCTATTGTCGTCGAGAATGAATTAGATAAAATAATAAATGTGATTCGATCTTTCTAA
- a CDS encoding M24 family metallopeptidase: MFDLSRVQAALDKFQLDGWLFYDFRGSNVLALRILDIPEAAIGSRRFFYFVPRVGTPLKLVHRIESGALDHLPGEKVVYLKWQELEAGLASILKGTSQVAMEYSPRNANPYISRVDAGTVELVRESVDSIVPSGDLVQLFEAVWDQEQWELHQRAGVSTDQAFEVAWSFIARQIREQGSVEEQAVCDVIMAHFEESGLTTYHPPIVAREAHSGNPHYETGTGTDTAIREGDFILVDLWAKCDIPRGVYSDMTRVGFAGTVVPEAYSKIFQIVAEARDAGITVVEEAFASGKPIQGWEVDQACRDVIEAAGYGEYFVHRTGHSIGQETHGNGANMDNLETHEERLILPQTCFSIEPGIYLPEFGVRSEINVFVDEACKVHVTAGERQTEILPILKEY, encoded by the coding sequence ATGTTCGATCTTTCCCGGGTACAGGCTGCGTTAGACAAGTTTCAGCTGGACGGCTGGCTATTTTACGATTTTCGTGGCAGTAACGTACTTGCCCTGCGGATCCTGGATATTCCTGAAGCAGCCATCGGCTCTCGTCGCTTTTTTTACTTTGTTCCCCGAGTGGGGACACCACTGAAACTGGTCCACCGGATTGAATCGGGAGCACTCGATCATCTGCCGGGAGAGAAGGTTGTTTATCTCAAGTGGCAGGAACTGGAAGCGGGGCTTGCGTCGATTCTGAAAGGAACCAGTCAGGTTGCGATGGAGTATTCACCGCGCAATGCTAATCCTTACATTTCCCGCGTGGATGCTGGAACGGTGGAACTGGTGCGCGAATCGGTCGACTCCATTGTGCCTTCTGGAGATCTGGTGCAACTGTTTGAAGCGGTCTGGGATCAGGAGCAATGGGAACTGCATCAGCGTGCGGGTGTCAGTACCGACCAGGCGTTTGAGGTCGCCTGGTCATTCATCGCCCGTCAGATTCGCGAGCAGGGGAGTGTCGAAGAGCAGGCCGTCTGTGATGTGATCATGGCGCATTTTGAAGAGTCAGGCCTGACAACTTATCACCCTCCCATTGTGGCGCGTGAAGCACACAGTGGAAATCCACATTATGAAACGGGGACCGGCACAGATACGGCGATCCGCGAAGGGGATTTTATACTGGTTGACCTGTGGGCCAAGTGTGATATCCCCCGCGGGGTTTACAGTGACATGACCCGTGTTGGCTTTGCAGGAACCGTAGTTCCGGAAGCGTACTCGAAGATCTTTCAGATCGTGGCGGAAGCACGTGATGCCGGCATTACTGTCGTGGAAGAAGCTTTTGCTTCCGGTAAGCCAATTCAAGGTTGGGAAGTGGATCAGGCCTGTCGCGATGTCATTGAAGCAGCAGGGTATGGCGAGTACTTCGTGCACCGCACTGGTCACAGCATTGGACAGGAGACCCACGGGAATGGTGCTAACATGGATAACCTGGAAACCCATGAGGAACGGCTCATCCTGCCTCAGACCTGCTTTTCGATCGAGCCGGGAATCTATCTACCCGAGTTCGGGGTACGCAGTGAGATCAATGTCTTTGTAGATGAAGCCTGCAAAGTTCATGTTACAGCCGGGGAGCGCCAGACAGAGATTCTTCCGATACTGAAGGAATACTGA
- a CDS encoding HlyD family efflux transporter periplasmic adaptor subunit, producing the protein MPAETIDDYQVQHHLNEHHSSLGFRALVILMIALVGGVSCAQWVRGLRVDSYVGSLQAPKTIVTARTDAVIQKMYVTEGQTVDSEDIVVTLFDRSLEKTWQVKQQQLAALEAQLEQSKAKTEVELALRNKEIESEVFQAKLKSSQYLKEQYIHQITNLAWQDFLQDYDSISSNGSNEEVFRSLVYESRLPDENRITAMLRQESARNSAEVFAARVKLCEEQMAELKALQRKLPQQIRLAMGVEVIKNRLEQVKNELKQLETQREDLQLRAGRYGTVGMLEKEVGDTIQKGAPIVELFDKDHPYLLVEVPSRKISLFEEGTQVKILFSGNLKGKGVVRKISEQAIRKPGSSESLILVHVEPAGPLWPELPMGTTVDISLEK; encoded by the coding sequence ATGCCTGCTGAAACTATCGATGACTATCAGGTGCAACACCATCTGAACGAACATCACTCCTCGCTCGGTTTCCGGGCGCTGGTCATATTAATGATTGCACTGGTCGGGGGCGTCAGTTGCGCTCAATGGGTCAGAGGACTTCGCGTTGACAGTTACGTCGGCTCGCTTCAGGCCCCGAAAACGATCGTCACTGCGCGAACCGATGCGGTGATCCAGAAAATGTATGTCACAGAAGGACAGACGGTAGACAGTGAAGATATTGTCGTAACCCTCTTTGATCGCTCACTCGAAAAAACCTGGCAAGTCAAACAACAACAGTTAGCGGCGCTGGAAGCACAGTTGGAACAATCCAAGGCGAAAACAGAGGTCGAACTGGCGTTACGCAACAAAGAAATCGAGTCCGAAGTCTTCCAGGCCAAACTCAAATCATCCCAGTACCTGAAAGAGCAGTACATTCATCAGATTACTAATCTAGCCTGGCAGGACTTCCTGCAGGATTACGATTCGATCTCCAGCAATGGCTCAAACGAAGAAGTATTTCGCTCACTGGTTTATGAAAGCCGACTTCCTGATGAGAATCGGATCACCGCCATGCTGCGGCAGGAATCCGCTCGTAACTCGGCCGAAGTGTTTGCAGCACGCGTCAAACTCTGTGAAGAACAGATGGCCGAATTGAAAGCACTGCAAAGAAAACTTCCTCAGCAGATTCGCCTGGCGATGGGAGTCGAAGTGATCAAGAATCGACTCGAACAGGTGAAAAACGAGTTGAAACAACTCGAAACCCAACGCGAAGACCTGCAGCTCAGAGCTGGTCGCTACGGCACCGTCGGCATGCTTGAAAAAGAAGTCGGCGATACCATCCAGAAGGGGGCTCCTATCGTAGAACTGTTCGATAAAGACCATCCCTATCTGCTGGTTGAGGTTCCCTCTCGCAAGATCAGCCTGTTCGAAGAAGGGACTCAGGTCAAAATTCTCTTCTCGGGAAATCTTAAGGGGAAGGGCGTCGTCCGGAAAATCTCAGAGCAGGCCATCCGCAAGCCGGGATCCAGCGAAAGTCTGATTCTGGTACATGTCGAGCCGGCAGGTCCACTCTGGCCTGAACTGCCTATGGGAACAACCGTCGACATCTCTCTGGAGAAATAA
- a CDS encoding orotidine 5'-phosphate decarboxylase / HUMPS family protein: MKPIVQISLDLTNIEEALETAAMAMRAGVDWLEAGTPLILAEGLNCVRELRKAFPETPIVADLKTMDGGYLEAEMMAKAGATHVVVMSRAHEETIHCVVKAGKDHGVEVMGDNLADDMVSAAKKLEDLGCDYVIHHVGYDERRGIAARGERMPSPLDQLKEVVEAVSIPVQAVGGLSLEQAIRTPEYGAPLVVLGAPLTIDADSFKTARGDLEDSLRLICEKVHAYGDVVIGGQK; the protein is encoded by the coding sequence ATGAAGCCGATCGTACAGATTTCACTGGATCTGACCAATATTGAAGAGGCGCTCGAAACGGCAGCAATGGCGATGCGGGCTGGAGTGGACTGGCTGGAAGCCGGCACCCCTCTGATTCTGGCGGAGGGTTTGAACTGTGTCAGGGAGTTGCGTAAAGCGTTCCCGGAAACGCCAATCGTGGCGGATCTCAAGACCATGGACGGTGGTTACCTGGAAGCGGAAATGATGGCCAAGGCAGGGGCAACCCACGTGGTTGTGATGTCGCGGGCACACGAAGAGACGATTCACTGTGTGGTTAAAGCGGGGAAAGATCATGGCGTCGAAGTCATGGGGGATAACCTCGCGGATGACATGGTCTCTGCCGCGAAAAAACTGGAAGACCTCGGATGTGACTACGTGATTCACCATGTCGGCTATGATGAGCGCCGGGGTATCGCTGCCCGCGGCGAGCGGATGCCCAGTCCCCTGGATCAATTAAAAGAAGTCGTCGAAGCTGTCAGCATTCCTGTGCAGGCTGTGGGTGGGCTTTCGCTCGAACAGGCCATTCGCACTCCCGAATATGGGGCGCCGCTGGTCGTACTGGGAGCACCGCTGACCATTGATGCCGATTCCTTTAAGACCGCCAGAGGAGATCTGGAAGATTCACTGCGGCTGATTTGTGAAAAAGTACACGCTTACGGTGATGTAGTGATTGGAGGTCAGAAATGA
- a CDS encoding zinc-binding dehydrogenase: MQTAVVNYAPEADSVELQEIPVPEIGPDEVLLEVAAVGVCGSDLHQWTADHSWPVNYPVVLGHEFAGTISRTGELVRNWSIGDRVVSETAAIIDPDNPLSREGRYNLDPTRKGFGYGVNGAMTSFVRVPARCLHHVPDSLPLEKAALTEPCCVAFNAVVMNGDIQPGDRVVVFGPGPIGLLCAAMARLQGAEVAVVGLERDQGRLEIAAREYGCEPIIAGLDEWSLAVDGLGVNGVVDAAGVSVTLKKSLEIVRPGGWISKVGWGPQPLGFSLDPLVQKNIRLQGSFSHNWPIWERVIRLLTTGQLNIDPIIGGTWSLSDWHTAFETMHSGEIVKAVLTP, encoded by the coding sequence ATGCAGACGGCAGTCGTGAATTATGCTCCTGAGGCAGACTCGGTCGAATTACAGGAGATTCCGGTTCCCGAGATTGGACCGGATGAGGTGCTTTTAGAAGTGGCTGCCGTGGGGGTCTGTGGCAGTGACCTGCATCAATGGACGGCAGACCACAGTTGGCCGGTCAACTATCCCGTCGTGCTGGGGCATGAATTTGCCGGTACCATTTCCAGGACGGGTGAACTGGTTCGCAACTGGTCGATCGGAGATCGCGTCGTCAGCGAAACGGCTGCCATCATCGATCCCGACAACCCACTCTCCCGCGAGGGACGCTACAATCTGGACCCGACTCGAAAAGGCTTCGGCTATGGTGTGAATGGGGCCATGACCAGCTTCGTCCGGGTGCCGGCGCGTTGTCTGCATCATGTGCCTGACAGTCTGCCTCTGGAAAAAGCGGCTCTCACGGAACCTTGCTGCGTGGCCTTTAATGCAGTCGTCATGAATGGAGATATTCAACCGGGGGATCGGGTTGTTGTATTTGGGCCTGGGCCCATAGGTTTGCTGTGTGCTGCGATGGCCCGGTTGCAGGGAGCGGAAGTTGCGGTCGTTGGTCTGGAACGGGATCAGGGCCGTCTGGAAATTGCTGCTCGCGAGTATGGTTGTGAGCCGATCATTGCCGGTCTGGATGAGTGGAGCCTGGCGGTAGATGGTCTTGGCGTGAATGGCGTGGTTGATGCTGCCGGCGTGTCAGTGACATTGAAGAAGTCGCTGGAGATCGTTCGTCCTGGGGGCTGGATCAGCAAAGTGGGCTGGGGGCCTCAACCTCTGGGCTTCTCGCTGGATCCACTCGTACAGAAGAATATTCGCCTGCAAGGCAGCTTCAGCCATAACTGGCCGATCTGGGAGCGGGTGATTCGGTTGTTGACGACCGGGCAATTGAATATCGATCCGATTATCGGTGGTACCTGGTCTCTGAGTGACTGGCATACTGCTTTCGAGACAATGCACTCTGGCGAGATCGTGAAAGCGGTTCTCACGCCCTGA